The genomic interval CGCAGGCGGCCTGGGGGTTTTGTCGGTAGTCGGCCAGCCGCACCAGCATCTGCACGTGGCCCTGGGCCTGCATGGCGCCCCCCATCACGCCGAAGCTCATCACCGGCGCCCCGTCGCGGGTGACAAAGCCAGGAATGAGGGTGTGGAACGGCCGCTTGCCGCCCTCCACCCGGTTGGGATGCCCTTCGGCGAGGGTGAAACCCGCGCCGCGGTTCTGCAAACTCACGCCAGTACCCGGCACCACCACACCTGAGCCAAAGCCCATATAGTTGGACTGGATGAATGACACCATCATGCCGGAGGCGTCGGCTGCGGTGAGATAGACGGTGCCGCCACCCCAATGCCCATGCGCGAACTTTGAGGCCTGGTGCACGTCGATGAGCGCTGCCCGCTGCCGGAGATAGGCCGGGTCGAGCAGCTCGCGCGGCGTCACGGTCATGAAGGCGGGGTCCGCCACGTATCGGTAAAGGTCGGCGAAGGCCAGCTTCATGGCCTCCACCTGCAAGTGCACGCTGTCGGCGGAGTCTGCCGGAAACGACGCGAGATCGAAGTGGGAGAGAATTCCGAGGGCCATGAGCGCCGCGATGCCCTGGGTGTTGGGCGGGATCTCGTGGAGCGTGTAGCCACGGTACGGCTGGGCCAGCGACTCGACCCAGTCCACGGTGTGGCTCGCGAGATCGTCCAGCGTCATCGCCGCGTCGTGGGCCCTGGCGTGGGCCACGATCTTCTCGGCTAGCGCGCCGCGGTAGAACGACTCGCCTTGGGAACCGGCGATCATCGCCAGGCTCTCCGCCAGATCGGGAAAGGCAAAACGCTCGCCGGGCAGCGGCGGTCGCCCTTCAGGCAGATACGCTTGGGCGAAACCCGGTTGATCGACCAGGACGGGCGCCATGGCTGCCCACAGCCGGGCGATGGTGGGCGAGACTAGAAAACCGTCGGCGGCGTAGCGCAGCGCCGGCTCGAAGAGATCCGCAAAAGGCAGCCTGCCGAAGCGCTCGGACAGCGCCCTCCAACCCGCCACCGCGCCCGGCACCGTCACCGCTTCCCAACCGCGGATGGGCATCGCCTTTCTACCCCTGAACCGCTCCGGACTCCATGCCCTCGGCGCGCGTCCCGAGGCGTTGAGGCCATGCAAACGCGAGCCGTCCCACACCAAGGCGAAGGCGTCCGAGCCGAGGCCGTTGCCCGTGGGCTCCACCACGGTGAGGGCGATGGCGCAGGCAAGCGCCGCATCCACCGCGTTGCCGCCGCGCTGGAGCATCGCGAGCCCCGCCTGGGCCGCCAAAGGTTGCGAGGTCGCCACCACGTTCCTGGCCAGCACCGGCATGCGCTGGGAAGGGTACGGGAAGTCCCAGCCGAAAGAAGCCGAGGCGCACTTCGATGAAGATGCAGGCGTATCGTTCACGCGAAATCTGCCCTCAATGGTCCTCGCGTATCCCCTCGACGGAAATGAAGAGGCGCACCTCGTCGCTCACCAGATCGAGGAACCGGTCCATGCCGAAGTCCGACCGGCGCACGACGGCGCTCAAGTCCCCGCCGCACACGTAGCGCCGGATCACCAGGATTTTTACGTCCCGGCACACGAAGCGCTCGGCGGTCAGCGTGAGGCTGCGCGTCCTGCCGCGCAGCGTGAGCCAACCCTCGAACTCCCGGGGCATGCCGTCCTCGAAGCGCGTCGCCCTTGCGACGAAGCGCGCCACCGGAAACGAGCCGGTGTCGAAGAATTCAGGTTCCCGCAACAGGCGATCCAGCACCCCCGTGCCGGTAGAAACGCTTTCGGTATCGATCAGCGCCTCGACTTCGGCCATCGATGTCCGGGTGTCGAGGCTCGCGCGGCCCTTGTCGATATTGAACCGGCCCCGCAACGTGGACACCCCGGCATGGGTGACGGCGAAATACACGAAGGTGTGTTGAGGGTCCAGGCGGAAGCTCTCCGCCGCAAAGCCCTGGCCGGCCACCGCAAGCAGCAGTGCGGTCGCTGCGCAGCGGCAGAAAAAAACGGCGCCCTTGCCCGGATCAACCATCAAATGATCCCGGCCTCCCGCAGCCGGCTTCGCGCCTGGGCGCCATAGCCCAGGCTTTCCAGGACCTCATCGGTATGTTCCCCCAGCGCCGGCCCGAGCCAGCGAGTGTCGCCCGGCGTCTCCGAGAGTTTGGGCACGATGCCCGGGAGCTTGAGAGGGTGGCCATCGGGCAGCCGGTATTCGCGGATCATTTCCCGCGCCTGGTAGTGGGGATCGGCCACGATGTCGGCGATGTCGTAAATGCGGCCCGCGGGCACCTCCGCCCGCTCCAGCACCGCCAACACTTCCTCCAGCGAGTGGGCCTGGGTCCAGTCGCGGATGGCGGTCTCGATGCGCTCGGTGTGCCTGACCCGCCCGTCGTTGCGGGCGAGCTCGGGGTCGTTGGCCAGGTCATCGCGTCCGATGGCCTTCATCATGCGCTTGAAGATGGAATCGGCGTTGGCGCCGATCACCACGTACTTGCCGTCCTGGCACGGGTAGGTGTTGGACGGTACGATCCCCGGCAGCGACGAGCCGCTGCGCTGCCGGACGAAGCCGTACATGTCGTACTCGGGCAGCAGGCTCTCCATCAGGTTGAACACCGATTCGTAGAGGGCCACGTCCACCACTTGGCCGCGCCCGCCGTTCACCTCCCGGTGGCGCAACGCCATGAGTGCGCCGATGACTCCGTGCAGCGCGGCGATGGAGTCGCCGATGGAAACGCCCACGCGGACCGGCGGCTGGTCCGGAAAACCGGTGAGGTGACGCAAGCCCCCCATGGATTCCCCGATGGCGCCGAAGCCCGGCCGATCGCGGTAGGGTCCCGTCTGGCCATAGCCGGAAATGCGCACCATGACGAGCTTGGGATTGACGGCGGAGAGCTGCTCCCACCCCAGGTTCCATTTCTCCATCGCGCCGGGGCGAAAGTTTTCCACCAGGATGTCCGCGTCCCGGGCGAGCCGGCGCACGATTTCCTGCCCCTCGGGCGCATGCAGGTTGACCGTGACCGACTTTTTGTTGCGCCCCTGAACATACCACCACAGGGACGTGTCCTTGTACAGCATGCGCCATTTGCGCAGGGGATCGCCCTCGCCCGGCGGCTCGATCTTGATCACCTCGGCGCCGAACTCGGCCAGCAGGCGGCCGCAGAACGGCCCGGCGATCAAGGTACCGAGCTCGATGACCTTGAGTCCCGACAGGGGCATGCGTTCGGACATGGACGGCCTCTCCAAAGAAGGGCGATAGTTTAGCGTGGATGGGAAAGCAAGCGATCAATCCCCCAGCGACGCGAGCAGCGCTGCGTTGCCTCCTGCCGCGGCGGTGTTGACGCAGACTGAGCGCTCCACCGCATAGCGCGGCAGCGTGTGGGGGCCACCTGCTTTGGGACCGGTGCCGGACAGCCCTTCGCCCCCGAAAGGCTGGCATCCCACCACCGCGCCGATCATGTTGCGGTTGACATAGACGTTTCCCACCCGCGCGCGCTGCAGGAGGCGCTCGACGGTGGACTCCAGGCGGCTGTGCACCCCCAGCGTCAGCCCGTAGCCCGTGGCATTGATGGCCTCCACCACCCGTTCCAGGTCGCCCGCCTTCCAGCGCGCAACATGGAGAATGGGGCCAAACACCTCCTGGCGGAGGATGGCCGGGTCTCCGATTTCGAACACCTGGGGCGCGAAGAAGCAGCCGTGGTCAGCGTCCTGGGGCAACTTCGCCTGGCACACGAGGCGCGCTTCTCTGCTCATGCGGGCCCCATGGGCCTGTAACCGCTCCCGTGCACCCTCGTCGATCAGGGGACCCACGTCGGTGTCGAGGCGCAGCGGGTCTCCGACCTTGAGCTCGTCCACCGCGCCCGAGAGCATCTCCAGCGTGCGCTCGGCCACTTCCTCTTGCAGCAAGAGCAGCCGAAGCGCCGAGCAACGCTGGCCGGCGCTGTTGAAAGCGGATTGGATGGTGTCGACCACCACCTGCTCGGTGAGCGCCGAGCTGTCCACCACCATGGCGTTCACCCCGCCGGTCTCCGCGATCAAGGGAACGATCGGCCCTTCGCGCTGGGCCAGCACAGCCGCGATGGCGCGGGCGGTTTCGAACGAGCCGGTGAAAGCCACGCCGGCGATGCCGGGATGCGCCGTGAGCGCTGCCCCCAGCGCCCGTCCGCCGGGCACGAAGTGAAGCACTTCCTCGGGAACGCCTGCCTCCAGCATGAGCTCCACCGCCCGCATGGCAGTCAGCGGCGTCTGGGGGGCGGGCTTCGCCACCACGCTGTTTCCTGCGGCCAAGGCGGCGGCGATCTGGCCCACGAAAATCGCCAGCGGGAAGTTCCAGGGGCTTACGCACACGAACACGCCTCGCCCCCGCAGCCGCAACCGGTTTTCCTCCCCTGTGGGGCCGGGAAGCATCACGTCGGTAAAAAGTCTCCGTGCCTCAGCCGCGTAGTAGCGGCAGAAGTCGGCCGCTTCCCGCACTTCCGCCAGGGCGTCGGGCAGTGTGCGCCCGGCCTCCCGCACAATGCGTGCCATCAGCTCGTCGCGGTGCGCTTCCAAGAGGTCGGCCACCCGTTCCAGGATGCGGGCCCGCTGCTCCGTCGGCATCCGATCCCAGTTCGAGGCCGCGGCCCGGGCGCGCTCGATGGCCTCGGCGCCCTGCGCCGGCGTCGCCTCGACGACTTCGCCCACTTGACGGCGGCGGTCCGCCGGGTCCCGAACCGGCACGGCCGCCCCCGGCAGACGCCGGCCTGCGACGAGGGGTGCCGCGCGCCACGGTCGGGACAACGCCTGCTGCAACCCCCGCGCCATGGCGTCGAGGGCGACGGGGTCGGCGAAGGAAAAACCCAGGGAGTTCTTCCGCCCGGAGCCGAACAGCTCCACCGGCAACGGCACCCGGGGATGGGGCGCGGCGCCTTCCCGCTCCACCGTCGCCACCGGATCCTCGGTCAGCCGCTCGACAGGCACTTCGGGGTGGCCCACCCGGTTCACGAAGGACGTGTTGGCGCCGTTTTCCAGCAGCCGCCGCACCAAGTACGGCAGCAGCGCATCGAAGCTTCCCACCGGCGCATAGATGCGGCACGGCACTGGCGCCGTTGCGTGCACCTCTCGGTAGAGCGCCTCCCCCATGCCGTACAGCCGCTGGAATTCGAAGCGGCGCTCGGCACCCGCGCACTCCAGCACGTAGGCGATGGTCTGGGCGTTGTGGGTGGCGAACTGGCAGAAGAAGGCATCCTGCGCCTCCAGCATCGCGCGTGCGCAAGCACAATAGGACACGTCGGTGTGGCGCTTGCGGGTGAAGACCGGATAGCCCGCCAGCCCCTGGACCTGGGCGCGCTTGACTTCCGTGTCCCAGTAGGCGCCTTTCACCAGCCGCAAGGGGATGCGGCGGCGCCGGGCGCGGGCGAGCGCCGCCAGCCACTCGATCACCGCAGATGCCCGTTTCTGATAGGCCTGCACCGCCAGCCCGAAGCCCTCCCACCCTTCGCAGTCCCCGGACGTGAACACGGCAGCGAACACGTCCAGCATGAGCTCGAGCCGCTCGCTTTCTTCCGCATCCAGGGTTACCACGAGCCGGGCGTCGCGGGCCCGCCGTACGAGCGCCGAAAGGCGCGGGACGAGCTCGTCCATGACCCGCTGGCGCTGGGCGTGCTCGTAGCGGGGGTGCAGTGCCGAGAGCTTGATGGAGATCCCCGGCGCCGCGTAGGGATCTGGGTCGTCGGCCTGGCCAGCCAAGGCGTCGATGGCCTTCGCGTAGGCCTGGTAGTATCGCTCGGCATCCCGGGCGGTAAGCGCCGCCTCACCCAGCATGTCGAAAGAGTAGCGGGTGAGCGGTGATGCGTCGCGCGCCTTGAGCGCTTCCTCGATGGTCTCGCCCATGACGAACTGGCGGGCGAGGATGCCCATCGCGCTCCTGAGCACCGCCCGCACCACGGGCTCGCCTCCGCGGGCGGCCAAGCGCTTGAGGGCCAACGTCAGGGTATCGCCGGGCGCCTGCTCCAGCGCCACCACGCGGCCTGTCAGGAGCAGGCCGAACGTAGAGGCATTCACGAAGAACGAAGGGGAGCGGCCCAGGTGCTTCTCCCAGTCGCCCCGGGGAAGCTTGTCGCGGATCAGAGAATCGGCGGTGGCGGCGTCGGGAATGCGCAGCAGCGCCTCCGCCAGGCACATGAGCACCACCCCTTCCTGGGAGGAAAGGTCGTACTCGCGCAAGAAAGCCTCCAGCGGCGATGCCGCCTGCCGCGCCCGCACGCCCTTGACCAAGGCTTCGGCGGCGGCGCGCACGCGCGATTGGGCGGCGGCCTCCAGCCGGGCGCGGCGGGCGAGGCGCTCCACCGTCTCGCGTTCGTCGGCCAAAAAGGCAGCACGGATCCGCCCGCGCAATGAGGGGTCATCGGGTGCAGGATCGGGCTGAACGTCCATGGCAAGCAGATCCCGAGAGGGAACCGCTCCATTTTAGGGGTAAAATCGCGCCGCCCGTCCATGCACCTCTTGGTCGACATCTCGCCCCACGGCTACGGCCACATCGCCCAGACTGCGCCCGTGGTCAACGCCCTGCGCGAACGCCTGCCCCGGCTTCGCGTCACCGTGTGCTCCGCAGCCCCCCGTGCCGTATTGGCCTCCCATTTCCGCGGCCGGTTCGAAATGGCGGAGAAGCCGCAAGAGCCTGGGCTGCTGATGGAGGATGCGATGACGGTGCTTCCGCGCCCCTCTTTCGACGCCTACGCAGCGCTCCATGCCCACTGGGACGAGCAGGTGGAGAGGCAAGCCAGGAAACTGGCCGCGCTTCGCCCCGATCTGGTGCTCTCGGGCGCGGGGTACCTCGCCCTCGCCGCTGCCCGCCGTGCGGGTCTACGCGCCGTGGGAATCGGATCGTTCCACTGGGCCGCCATGTTCCAGCACTACTGCGGCGCGTTCGAAGGAGCGGGTGAAATCGTCGCGCAAATGCTCGCCGCGTACCGGGGCGCGACGCGATTCATCGCCTTGACGCCGGGGATGCCCATGCCCGAGATCGAATGCATCCGCGTCGGCCCGGTCGCCCGGCTGGGGCGCAACCGGGCCCTCGAGCTCCGGGCGCGGCTGGGCCTCGAAGACCAGACCCGTCTGGCGCTCGTGGCCTTGGGCGGCATCCCGATGCGGTTATCGTCGGAGCGCTGGCCCCGCCTGGCCCATCTCCACTGGCTGGTCCCGCGGGACTGGACCACCGGCGGGCGGGAGGATATGGCCGCCTTCGACGCCCTCGGCATGCCTTTCGACGACCTCCTGGCCTCCGTCGATGTGGTGCTCACCAAGCCCGGATACGGCACGTTCGTGGAAGCTGCCTGCAGCGGCGCCGCGGTGGTCACGTTGGCCCGCCCCGACTGGCCGGAGTCGCCCTATCTCCTGGAATGGCTGCAATCTTCAACTCGCTGCGCGATCATCGCACGCGAGCGCCTCGACGCCGAGATCGGGCCGGCGGTGGAGCAGTTGCTCGCCCAGCCGCGCCCCCAGGCACCGGACCCCACTGGCGCCCGCGAGGCGGCCAAGGTGCTCGAAGCGCTTTTGAACGGGGTGCCCTAAGCCCGCTGGGACCGGATGAGCGCCTGGTCGATATCCCACAGGATGTCGTCCAGATCCTCGATCCCCACCGAGATGCGGATCATGTCCGGCGTGACACCGGCCTTGGCCTGCTCCTCCTCGCTGAGCTGGCGGTGGGTGGTGGAGGCGGGATGAATCACCAGGGTCTTGGCATCCCCGATGTTGGCGAGGTGGGACATGAACTGGGCCGCTTCGATGAACTTGATCCCCGCTTCCATGCCGCCTTTGAGGCCGAACGCCAGCAGCCCGCTCGCCCCCTTGGGCAGGTATTTCTTCGCCAGGTCATAGTACCTGCTGCCCGGAAGCCCGGGATAGCTCACCCAGGAAACCAGCGGATGGTCCTGGAGGTATTTCGCCACCGCCAAGGCGTTCGCGCAGTGGCGTTCCATGCGCACGTGAAGCGTCTCGAGCCCCTGCAGCAGCAGCCACGCGTTGAAGGGCGACAGCGCGGGCCCCAGGGTGCGCAGCGTCTCCATGCGCGCCCGCATGGCGTAGCCGAAGTCGCCGAAGGTCTCGTGGAAGATCACGCCGTGGTAGCCCTTGGACGGCGTCACCATTTCCGGGAACTTGCCGTTACCCCACGGGAACTTGCCTGAATCGATGAACACGCCGCCCATGGTGGTGCCGTGGCCGCCGATGTACTTGGTGGCCGAGTGCACCACGATGTCTGCGCCCCACTCGATGGGGCGGCATAGGTAAGGGGTGGCCACCGTGTTGTCGATGACGAGGGGAATGCCCGCCTCGTGGGCAATGTGGGCGATCGCCTCGATGTCCACCACGTTCATGAGGGGATTGCCGATGGTCTCGGCGTAGAGGCAGCGGGTCTTGTCCGTGATGGCACGCCGGAAGTTCTCCGGGTCGTCGGGATCGACGAACCTGACCTCGATCCCGAGCTTCTTGAAGTTGAAGCCGAACAGGGTATAGGTGCCCCCGTACAGGGTGGAGGCGGACACGATCTCGTCGCCCGCGCTGCACAGCGTGAGCAGTGCCGTCATCTCCGCTGCCTGGCCGGTGGCCGTGGCGACCGCCGCCCGCCCGTTCTCCAGCGCCGCCATGCGCTCCTCGAACACCGCGGTGGTGGGGTTCATGATGCGGCTGTAGACGTTGCCGAACGTCTGCAGATTGAAGAGCGAAGCCGCGTGGTCGGCGCTGTCGAACACGTAAGAGGTGGTCTGGTAGAGGGGCACGGCCCGGGCGCCGGTGACGGGATCAGGAATCTGACCAGCATGCAGACACAAGGTGCCGAAGCCGAATTTGCGGTCCGCCATAAGAGCGCCCTTACTCATTCACCGCGGAGACACAAAGGGGATTCCTTGCCTCCGTGGTTAAACCCGTCGTCAATTCACCCGCTGGATGCGCGCCCCGAGCTGGGTCAGCTTCTCTTCGATGCATTCGTAGCCACGATCGATATGGTAGATGCGATCCACCACCGTCTCGCCTTCGGCCACCAGCCCCGCCAGCACCAGCGAGGCGGAGGCGCGCAGGTCGGTCGCCATCACGTTGGCGCCTGAAAGCCGAGGCACACCGCGTACCACCGCCGTGTTGCCTTCCACTTCGATGTCGGCCCCCATGCGCCTCAGTTCCTGCACGTGCATGAAGCGGTTTTCGAACACCGTCTCGGTCACCACCGCAGTACCCTCGGCCACCGTGTTGAGAGTCATGAACTGGGCCTGCATGTCGGTGGGAAATGCCGGATAGGGAGCGGTGCGCACGCTCACCGCGCGGGGCTTTCCGCGCATCGACAGCCATAGCCAGTCCGGGCCTTTTTCGATTTTCGCGCCCGCCTCGGCCAGCTTCACCAGCACCGCGTCCAGGATGTCGCTGCGGGTCTCCCGCAGCCTCACACTGCCGCCCGTCACCGCGGCCGCCACCAGGTAAGTGCCGGTCTCAATCCGGTCAGGCATCACCCGGTAGCGGGCACCGTGCAGCCGCGGGACGCCCTCGATGGTGATCACATCGGAGCCGGCCCCCGCAATGCGCGCCCCCATGGCGTTCAGGCACTGGGCCAGATCCACCACCTCCGGTTCGCGGGCCGCGTTCTCGAGCACCGTAGTGCCCTCCGCGAGCGTTGCCGCCATCATCAGGTTCTCCGTCCCGGTCACCGTCACCAGATCCATGACGATTCGCGTGCCCTTGAGCCGGGCCGCCTTGGCCACGATAAAGCCGTGCTCGATGGCGATTTCCGCCCCCATCGCCTGCAGCCCCTTGATGTGCTGGTCCACCGGCCTTAACCCGATCGCGCACCCCCCTGGGAGGGACACCCGCGCCTCGCCGGTTCGGGCCAACAGGGGGCCCAGCACCAGGATCGACGCGCGCATGGTCTTGACCAGCTCGTAGGGGGCCACCCGGTGGGTCAGCTCCCGGGCGCAGAGCTCCACGCCCAGCTTCTCGTCAACGGACACGGCGACCCCCATCTGGGCGAGTAACCCCAGCGTGGTGGTCACGTCCCGCAGATGGGGAATGTTTTCGACGAACAAGGGCTCAGGCGTCAGGAGCGAAGCGCACAAGATGGGAAGGGCGGCATTCTTGGCGCCGGAGATCCGCACCTCCCCGGAGAGCGGCACGCCCCCCTCGATCCTGAGCTTCTGCATTGCTTGAGGTGGCGCCGCGCTAGCGGAGCTGCGCCCACTGTTCGGGCGTATAGGTCTTCATGGACAGCGCGTGAATCTGGCTGCGCATGCGCTCGCCCAACGCCTTGTAGACGAGTTGATGCTGCTGGACCATGGTCTTGCCCCGGAACTCGGGGCTGACGACGATCGCCTCGAAGTGCTGGCCATCGCCCTCCACCTCGACATAGTCGCACGCCAGGCCCTGTTCGATGTACCGCTTCACATCCTCTGGAAACACCATGAACGACTCCTTGTGGCTACTGGCGGAGCTTGTAGCCGATCTTCAGCAACCACAGTGCAGCCAATGATATCGCCAAAAAACAACCACCCACAATCGACAGGCTCAGCAACGGCGGCACGTCGGAGGCGCCGAAGAAGCCGTAGCGGAATCCGTCGATCATGTAGAAAAAAGGGTTGAGATGGGATACCGCCTGCCAGAATGGGGGCAGCGAGTGGACCGAATAGAACACCCCGGCAAGGAAGGTGAGCGGCACGATGATGAAATTCTGGAATGCCGCGAGCTGATCGAACTTCTCCGCCCAGATGCCGGCGATCAATCCCAGGCTGCCGGCGATGGCGCTGCCCAGCAGGGCGAAAGCCAGCGCCCACAGCGCGTTGCGCACCGGCAGCTCGACGAAGGCCACCGACATGAGCACCACGCCCAGCCCCACGATGAGACCGCGGGCCATGGCGGCCAAGACGTAGGCGAGCAGCATATCCCAGTAGGACAGCGGGGGCAGCAGCACGAACACGATGTTGCCGGTGATCTTGGACTGGATCAGGCTGGAGGAGCTGTTGGCGAAAGCGTTTTGCAACACCGCCATCATCGCCAGACCCGGGATCAAAAAGGCCGTGTAGGGCACGCCGGGGAAGACCTGCACGTGGCTCTCCAGCACGTGGGAAAAGATCAGCAAGTACAGGAGCGTGGTGAGCAGCGGCGCCGCGATGGTCTGGAAAGCCACCTTCCAGAAACGCAGCCACTCCTTGTAGAACAGGGTCTTGAAACCGATCCAGCTATTCACGGTTCATGATGCTCACAAACACTTCTTCCAGGTCCGGCTGCGCCAGCTCCATGTCCAGGACCTGAATCTTTGCCTCCCGCAACGTGGCGAGGACCGTCTCCAGGGTGGCGTAGTCGGGCAGCGCCAGCACGAACCGGCCCTGCTCTTCGCCGGCCAGAAACCGATGCAGGCTCGCCGGCAGCTGCTCGGGCGCGAGCTTGAGCTTGAGGTATCGACCGGACATGGTGGCGAGCAGGTTGGCAGTGGTGTCCAGCGCCACGAGGCGCCCCTGCTTGAGCATGGCGATGCGGGAGCACAGCGTTTCCGCCTCCTCCAGGTAATGGGTGGTGAGCACGATGGTGTGGCCGTCGCGGTTGAGCTTCTTCACGAAGTTCCACAGCCCCTGGCGCAGCTCCACGTCCACCCCGGCCGTGGGCTCGTCCAGCACGATGACCGGAGGCTTGTGCACCAAGGCCTGGGCCACCAGCACACGCCGCTTCATGCCCCCGGAGAGGGCCCGCATGTTACGCTCCGCCTTGTCGGTCAGGTCCAGGTGATGCATGACCTCATCGATCCAGTCGTCGTTGTGGGCCAAGCCGAAGTAGCCCGACTGGATCCTCAGCGTCTCCCGGACGGTGAAGAAGGGGTCGAACACCAGTTCCTGGGGCACCACGCCCAGGGCGCGCCGCGCGTGCCGGTAATCCGCCACGACGTCGTAGCCCATCACCCGCACCTCACCCGAAGTGGCACGGGTCAAACCCGCCACGATGTTGATGAGGGTGGTCTTGCCGGCGCCGTTGGGACCCAGCAGGGCAAAGAACTCCCCTTGCTCGATCGAAAGACTCACTCCGTCGAGCGCCTTGATGGGCCCAAAAGCCTTGTGCACCTGACGGATGTCGATGACCGCGCTCATCGCCGACCGCAAACTCATCTGGGTTCCCCCATGAGTCTTAGGCGTCGGGCAGCCCGAGCATCTCGGCAACGCCGTAAACCCGAGCCAGGCCCGTCACACTCTGCGGCGGATTAAGAACGGCGAAAGCCGTGCCTCGGCGCCGAGCGTCGCGCAGCCAGTGGAGCAGCAAGCTCACCGCGGTGGAGTCTGCTTCGGTAACACGGGACAGGTCCACCCGCACCTCCCCGTCGCAGGTGGCCATCTCCCGGCGCCCCGCCTCCAGCAGCGCCCGGACGCTGGCGAACGTGATGGGTCCCTCGATCACGAAACGACCGGCCTCCCGCTTGATCATCGAGGCCTCTTATCCCTTCTTCTGTTCCTGCTGGGCCAGACTCTGGTTCTTCTCCCGCAGGCTCTTGATCAAGCCGTCGATGCCCCCGCGGCGGATCTCCTCGGTGAAAGTGCCGCGATAAGTGGCGACCAGGCTCACGTTTTCGATCGTCACGTCGTAGACCTTCCAGCCGTTGGACGTCTTGTACATGCTGTAGTCGACCGGAATCGGCGGCCGCCCGTCAGGATTGACGATCTCGGTGCGCACGGTGACGTCGTTGGCCGCCGGCTCCATCTTGAACGGCTTGTAGGCGACGGTCTGATTCCTGTAAGAGGTGAACGCCGCCGTGTAGGTGCGCACCAGCAGCTCGCGGAACTCGCGGACGATCTGCTGTTGCTGCTCGGGCGTGGCTTCGCGCCAGTGGCGGCCCATGGCGAGGCGAGTCATGCGCGCGAAGTCGAAGTGCGGGAGCACCTTCTCCTCCACCAGGGCGAGCACTTTCTTGGGGCTGCCGGCCCGCAATTCCTGATCAGCGCGAACGATGGCCAGCACCTCCTCGGCCGTCTTCTTCACCAGCTCGTCGGGCGCCGGCTCCGCCAGCGCCGGGCCCGCCACGAGCAGGGCCATGGCAAGAATGAAGCGAATGAGTTTCATATCGGCCTCTTTAATGGAAAAAAGTCGCGTTTACTTACCCCCGCCTTCGGCGGCTTTCCCGTAGAGGAACTGGCCGATGACCTTTTCCAGGACCACGGCCGACTGGGTAAGCTTGATCGTGTCCCCGTCCGCGAGCATCTGCTCGTCCCCTCCGGCCTCCAGCCCGATGTACTGCTCGCCGAGCAGCCCCGAGGTGAGGATCGACGCCGCGGTGTCTTTCGGGAATCGGTAGCGCTTGTCGATCGCCAGCGTGACCTGCGCTACGTAGCGCTGGGTGTCGAACGTGATACTCTCCACCCGCCCCACCAGCACGCCGGCACTGCGCACCGGGGCTCGCACCTTGAGCCCCCCGACGTTGTCGAACTCGGCCACCAACCGGTAAGTGTCGCCGCCGAAGAGCGTGCTGGCGTTGCCCACCTTGAGCGCCAGAATCAAGAGCGCCACCATGCCCGCCAGCACGAACAGCCCCACCCAGATGTCGATTGCGCGCCGTTCCACGATTCAGGCCCCTCTGAACATGAAGGAAGTCAGGATGTAGTCAAGACCCAGCACCGCCAGCGACGAGGTGACCACCGTGCGGGTCGTGGCGCGGGCCACCCCTTCCGCCGTAGGTTCCGCGTCGAAGCCCTCGAACACCGCGATGGCCGACACCGCCACGCCGAACGTCAAGCTCTTGATCACTCCGTTTAACACGTCATGGCGCAAGTCGACGCCTTCCTGCATCTGGGACCAGAACGCGCCGTCGTCCACGCCGAGGAACACCACGCCGATCAGGTAGCCTCCGAACACGCCCACCGCGCTGAAAATGGCGGCGAGCAGCGGCATCGCGAGGACACCGCCCCAGAACCGGGGTGCCGCCACGCGACCGATGGGATTGACCGCCATCATGTCCATGGCCGAGAGTTGCTCGGTGGCCTTCATGAGACCGA from Pelomicrobium methylotrophicum carries:
- a CDS encoding BolA family protein, producing the protein MVFPEDVKRYIEQGLACDYVEVEGDGQHFEAIVVSPEFRGKTMVQQHQLVYKALGERMRSQIHALSMKTYTPEQWAQLR
- a CDS encoding ABC transporter permease, producing MNSWIGFKTLFYKEWLRFWKVAFQTIAAPLLTTLLYLLIFSHVLESHVQVFPGVPYTAFLIPGLAMMAVLQNAFANSSSSLIQSKITGNIVFVLLPPLSYWDMLLAYVLAAMARGLIVGLGVVLMSVAFVELPVRNALWALAFALLGSAIAGSLGLIAGIWAEKFDQLAAFQNFIIVPLTFLAGVFYSVHSLPPFWQAVSHLNPFFYMIDGFRYGFFGASDVPPLLSLSIVGGCFLAISLAALWLLKIGYKLRQ
- a CDS encoding ABC transporter ATP-binding protein: MSAVIDIRQVHKAFGPIKALDGVSLSIEQGEFFALLGPNGAGKTTLINIVAGLTRATSGEVRVMGYDVVADYRHARRALGVVPQELVFDPFFTVRETLRIQSGYFGLAHNDDWIDEVMHHLDLTDKAERNMRALSGGMKRRVLVAQALVHKPPVIVLDEPTAGVDVELRQGLWNFVKKLNRDGHTIVLTTHYLEEAETLCSRIAMLKQGRLVALDTTANLLATMSGRYLKLKLAPEQLPASLHRFLAGEEQGRFVLALPDYATLETVLATLREAKIQVLDMELAQPDLEEVFVSIMNRE
- a CDS encoding STAS domain-containing protein; this encodes MIKREAGRFVIEGPITFASVRALLEAGRREMATCDGEVRVDLSRVTEADSTAVSLLLHWLRDARRRGTAFAVLNPPQSVTGLARVYGVAEMLGLPDA
- a CDS encoding MlaC/ttg2D family ABC transporter substrate-binding protein, whose product is MKLIRFILAMALLVAGPALAEPAPDELVKKTAEEVLAIVRADQELRAGSPKKVLALVEEKVLPHFDFARMTRLAMGRHWREATPEQQQQIVREFRELLVRTYTAAFTSYRNQTVAYKPFKMEPAANDVTVRTEIVNPDGRPPIPVDYSMYKTSNGWKVYDVTIENVSLVATYRGTFTEEIRRGGIDGLIKSLREKNQSLAQQEQKKG
- the mlaD gene encoding outer membrane lipid asymmetry maintenance protein MlaD, which produces MERRAIDIWVGLFVLAGMVALLILALKVGNASTLFGGDTYRLVAEFDNVGGLKVRAPVRSAGVLVGRVESITFDTQRYVAQVTLAIDKRYRFPKDTAASILTSGLLGEQYIGLEAGGDEQMLADGDTIKLTQSAVVLEKVIGQFLYGKAAEGGGK
- the mlaE gene encoding lipid asymmetry maintenance ABC transporter permease subunit MlaE gives rise to the protein MTGGGRLDTLASLGSRVAGGVRRLGYGTRFVAAILLHSGASFRRFRLVIKEIFAAGVLSLVIIVVSGLFVGMVLGLQGYDTLVDYASEEKLGVLVALSLLRELGPVVTALLFAGRAGTSITAEIGLMKATEQLSAMDMMAVNPIGRVAAPRFWGGVLAMPLLAAIFSAVGVFGGYLIGVVFLGVDDGAFWSQMQEGVDLRHDVLNGVIKSLTFGVAVSAIAVFEGFDAEPTAEGVARATTRTVVTSSLAVLGLDYILTSFMFRGA